The following are encoded together in the Bacteroidota bacterium genome:
- a CDS encoding DMT family transporter gives MLNTKFGQFTILIILGFIWGSSFILMKKGLIAFNSFQVASMRLFFAGLIAVPFLVKYRKEIEPKDWIWLIVAGFIGNGFPAFMFTYAQKSGLDSSMAGALNALTPVFTLIVGVLAFNIKSNWKQITGLIIGLAGAVFMIFSKMEIQIKEFSFIPFLLVFLATFFYGINLNIIKSKIGHIKPILAGMLPLSIVAFPATGVLFVSDAPNVLQAPSTDWDISLTAIIVLGVIGTALSLFVYNALIQKTNALFGAAVNYMLPFVAAMWGVMDGEAFGKAELLSLSFILVGIYLIRGK, from the coding sequence ATGCTTAATACCAAGTTTGGTCAATTTACCATTCTAATTATACTCGGCTTTATTTGGGGCAGCTCATTTATCTTGATGAAAAAAGGGCTGATTGCATTCAATAGTTTTCAGGTTGCTTCCATGCGTTTATTTTTTGCGGGGCTTATTGCTGTGCCTTTTCTTGTAAAATACCGCAAAGAAATTGAGCCCAAAGACTGGATATGGCTGATAGTGGCAGGTTTTATTGGAAATGGATTTCCGGCATTCATGTTCACCTATGCACAGAAATCAGGGTTGGATAGTTCCATGGCGGGTGCACTCAACGCACTCACCCCTGTTTTTACACTCATCGTGGGTGTTCTTGCTTTCAATATTAAATCTAATTGGAAACAAATTACGGGTTTAATCATAGGTCTAGCCGGTGCTGTTTTCATGATTTTCAGCAAGATGGAAATCCAAATAAAGGAATTCTCTTTTATCCCATTCCTATTAGTGTTTTTGGCAACGTTCTTTTATGGAATTAACCTCAATATTATTAAATCAAAAATTGGTCATATCAAACCCATTCTTGCCGGTATGTTGCCATTGAGCATAGTGGCATTTCCTGCAACGGGAGTGCTTTTTGTAAGTGATGCCCCTAATGTTTTGCAAGCTCCGTCAACTGATTGGGATATTTCTTTAACAGCTATCATAGTGTTAGGAGTCATTGGGACTGCCCTTTCATTGTTTGTTTACAATGCACTTATCCAAAAAACAAATGCGCTGTTTGGTGCTGCGGTAAATTATATGCTCCCTTTTGTTGCAGCAATGTGGGGTGTGATGGATGGTGAAGCATTTGGCAAAGCCGAACTTCTTTCGTTAAGTTTTATCCTTGTAGGCATTTACCTGATTAGAGGTAAATAA
- a CDS encoding WG repeat-containing protein, which translates to MKNILKIMALSVLACGVFESNAQPQEYGVFRENWALIKQEGMYGFIDINGKVVVPCQYDRIYEFGAIRKNWALVKQEGMYGFIDNEGKEVVPCQYDKIFAFGVFKENWALVKQEGMYGFIDMSGKEVVPCQYDQIFGFGAIRENWALVKQESMYGFIDNEGKEVVPCQYDKKNGKFRFPFLN; encoded by the coding sequence ATGAAAAATATATTAAAAATAATGGCACTGAGTGTATTGGCTTGTGGCGTATTTGAAAGTAATGCACAACCTCAAGAATATGGCGTTTTTAGAGAAAATTGGGCATTGATCAAACAGGAGGGTATGTACGGATTTATTGATATTAACGGTAAAGTAGTAGTGCCATGTCAATACGATAGGATTTACGAATTTGGCGCTATTAGAAAAAATTGGGCATTGGTCAAACAGGAGGGTATGTACGGATTTATTGATAATGAGGGTAAGGAAGTTGTACCATGTCAATACGATAAGATTTTTGCATTTGGCGTTTTTAAGGAAAATTGGGCATTGGTCAAACAGGAAGGTATGTACGGATTTATTGATATGAGCGGTAAAGAAGTAGTACCATGTCAATACGATCAGATTTTTGGATTTGGCGCTATTAGAGAAAATTGGGCATTGGTCAAACAGGAGAGTATGTACGGATTTATTGATAATGAGGGTAAAGAAGTTGTACCATGTCAATACGATAAAAAAAATGGAAAATTTCGTTTCCCCTTTCTCAATTAA
- the hutU gene encoding urocanate hydratase codes for MNTDRSKSRIVRAPRGSQLTCKGWLQEAAFRMIQNNLDPEVAEKPEELIVYGGLGKAARNWDAFDNILEALKNLEEDQTLLIQSGKPVGVLPTHKDAPRVLISNSQLVPKWATWEHFRELEAKGLMMYGQMTAGSWIYIGTQGILQGTYETYLALANKHYGGTLKGKLNVTAGLGGMGGAQPLAITMNEGVALVAEVEEWRIQKRLDTRYIDKMSKNIDEAIDLALEAKSKGEATSIGVLCNAVELLGRLIERGITPDTLTDQTSAHDPLIGYFPEGLTVDEAIKLRETNPDKYVELSYQTIYKHVSQMLELQKRGAITFDYGNNLRARALEKGLKNAFDFPGFVPAYIRPLFCEGKGPFRWVALSGNPQDIYETDKVILELFPENQGLKRWIKMAQERVEFQGLPARICWLGQGEREKAGLAFNELVRSGKVDAPIVIGRDHLDTGSVASPNRETEAMKDGSDAVADWPILNALINTAGGASWVSLHHGGGVGMGYSIHAGMVIVADGTDDAAKRLKRVLHNDPAMGVIRHADAGYEIAEETAKKFGLG; via the coding sequence ATGAACACAGATAGGAGCAAAAGTAGAATAGTGAGAGCCCCCAGAGGTTCCCAATTAACATGCAAAGGGTGGTTACAAGAAGCCGCTTTTCGCATGATACAAAACAATTTAGATCCGGAGGTTGCAGAAAAGCCTGAGGAATTGATAGTGTATGGAGGCTTGGGCAAAGCCGCCAGAAATTGGGATGCTTTTGACAACATATTGGAAGCCCTAAAAAATCTGGAAGAAGATCAAACATTGTTGATTCAGTCCGGTAAACCCGTTGGGGTACTTCCCACACACAAAGATGCTCCCAGGGTTCTGATATCAAACTCTCAGCTTGTGCCAAAATGGGCTACATGGGAACATTTTAGAGAACTCGAAGCCAAAGGACTGATGATGTATGGGCAGATGACTGCCGGTTCGTGGATATACATTGGGACACAAGGAATTTTACAGGGTACTTATGAAACCTATTTGGCACTTGCAAATAAACACTATGGAGGAACACTCAAAGGTAAACTCAATGTAACGGCAGGACTTGGCGGAATGGGTGGAGCGCAACCGCTTGCTATTACTATGAATGAAGGAGTTGCCTTGGTTGCAGAAGTGGAAGAGTGGAGAATCCAAAAAAGATTGGATACAAGGTACATTGACAAGATGTCTAAGAATATTGACGAAGCGATTGACTTGGCACTTGAAGCAAAATCAAAAGGTGAGGCTACATCTATCGGGGTGCTTTGTAATGCGGTAGAACTATTGGGCAGGCTGATAGAACGAGGCATCACACCCGACACCCTTACAGACCAGACTTCGGCACACGACCCCTTGATTGGATATTTTCCTGAAGGTTTGACTGTTGATGAGGCAATCAAGTTGCGTGAGACTAACCCTGATAAATATGTTGAACTATCCTATCAAACCATATATAAGCATGTGAGCCAAATGTTGGAACTGCAAAAACGCGGTGCGATTACTTTTGACTATGGAAATAATCTACGGGCAAGAGCTTTAGAGAAAGGGTTGAAAAACGCATTCGACTTTCCGGGATTTGTACCTGCTTATATCCGCCCTTTGTTCTGTGAAGGGAAAGGACCTTTTCGCTGGGTGGCGTTGAGTGGCAACCCGCAAGATATTTATGAAACAGACAAGGTTATTTTGGAACTTTTTCCTGAAAATCAAGGGCTCAAACGTTGGATTAAGATGGCACAAGAAAGAGTGGAGTTTCAGGGATTGCCGGCACGCATTTGTTGGCTTGGACAAGGGGAGAGAGAAAAAGCTGGGCTTGCATTCAATGAATTAGTTAGAAGCGGAAAAGTGGATGCACCAATTGTAATTGGCAGAGATCATTTGGATACCGGTTCAGTAGCATCTCCCAACCGCGAAACCGAAGCAATGAAAGACGGCAGCGATGCAGTAGCAGATTGGCCCATATTAAACGCATTGATAAATACAGCCGGTGGAGCCAGTTGGGTGAGTCTGCATCATGGAGGAGGCGTGGGGATGGGGTATTCAATCCATGCAGGTATGGTGATAGTTGCAGACGGTACCGATGATGCCGCCAAACGATTAAAACGTGTGTTGCATAATGACCCTGCCATGGGTGTTATCAGACATGCCGATGCAGGTTATGAAATTGCAGAAGAAACAGCCAAGAAATTTGGGTTGGGGTAA
- a CDS encoding 4a-hydroxytetrahydrobiopterin dehydratase produces MDIAKITGWETTPSGLYRKFIFKDFNDAFAFMIKVSHLVEQADHHPTWTNTYNKVEIWLVTHDQGNQISAKDTTLAQAINALIK; encoded by the coding sequence ATGGATATAGCAAAAATTACCGGCTGGGAAACTACACCATCAGGACTTTATCGTAAGTTTATCTTCAAGGATTTTAATGATGCTTTTGCTTTTATGATTAAGGTATCACACTTAGTTGAGCAAGCTGACCACCACCCCACTTGGACTAATACTTATAATAAAGTAGAAATTTGGCTTGTAACACATGATCAAGGGAATCAAATCTCGGCAAAAGATACCACACTCGCACAAGCAATCAATGCACTCATTAAATAG
- a CDS encoding cytochrome-c peroxidase, with protein MKRLLFILLVALFAFSACRREKPKPPADSDIKQTPITLDIPRFFPEMLFPSDNKMTKERLALGRKLYYDPILSNDGRSCSQCHFQSEGFTSDPGFPTTVLPHVNLGWSKNFLWKGRKDQGLENVMLYEVVEFFQTDLSKINADAAYKKAFKEAFGVDEITSKEIAYSLAQFFRSLISGNSKYDQYLRNEVALTQAEMDGMDIFFTETGDCFHCHGSMLFTDNDFHNIGLDSVFNGSKGRYDVTGNMSDWGTYKTPTLRNATLRKRFMHDGRFSSLEQVIEFYNSGVHMNSPNIDPLMILPQKENGLMLTQEQKDNLLAFLKTLTDESFTTNPNYSKP; from the coding sequence ATGAAAAGACTTCTGTTTATATTATTGGTTGCGTTGTTTGCATTTAGCGCATGTAGGAGAGAAAAGCCTAAGCCGCCAGCGGATTCAGATATAAAGCAAACTCCTATTACCCTTGACATTCCACGATTTTTTCCGGAAATGCTTTTTCCCTCTGATAATAAAATGACCAAAGAAAGATTGGCATTAGGACGCAAGTTGTATTATGACCCCATTTTATCCAATGACGGACGTTCATGTTCTCAATGTCATTTTCAATCCGAGGGCTTTACATCTGACCCCGGGTTTCCGACAACCGTCTTGCCGCACGTAAATTTAGGCTGGAGTAAAAATTTTTTATGGAAGGGAAGAAAAGACCAAGGACTTGAGAACGTGATGCTTTATGAGGTAGTCGAATTTTTCCAAACAGATTTATCCAAAATCAACGCAGATGCTGCCTACAAAAAAGCTTTTAAAGAAGCTTTTGGTGTAGATGAAATCACTTCAAAAGAAATCGCTTATTCACTTGCACAATTTTTCAGGTCTTTAATTTCGGGAAATTCCAAATATGACCAATATTTGAGGAACGAGGTAGCACTGACACAAGCCGAAATGGACGGCATGGATATTTTCTTTACTGAAACCGGTGATTGCTTTCACTGTCATGGAAGTATGCTGTTTACAGACAATGATTTTCACAATATCGGTTTAGACAGCGTTTTTAATGGCAGCAAAGGCAGGTATGATGTAACAGGCAACATGTCTGACTGGGGCACCTATAAGACACCAACGCTGAGAAATGCTACATTAAGAAAGCGATTTATGCATGATGGACGCTTTTCTTCGCTTGAACAAGTTATAGAATTCTACAACAGTGGGGTTCACATGAACTCTCCCAATATTGACCCTTTGATGATTCTGCCACAAAAAGAAAATGGTCTGATGCTTACACAAGAACAGAAGGATAACTTGCTGGCATTTCTCAAAACATTGACAGATGAATCTTTTACAACAAACCCTAATTATTCAAAACCTTAG
- the queD gene encoding 6-carboxytetrahydropterin synthase QueD has protein sequence MEIYKEFNFEAAHYLPNVPEGHKCRNIHGHSYRFTIYLKGEVDKETGWIMDFGIMKTAINPLVNQLDHQTLNNIKGLENPTVENLAIWLWDVLKPQLPLLSKICVQETASSGCIYEGK, from the coding sequence ATGGAGATTTACAAAGAGTTTAATTTTGAGGCAGCGCATTACTTACCCAATGTTCCCGAAGGGCATAAGTGTAGAAATATTCACGGACATTCATACCGCTTTACAATCTATCTCAAAGGTGAAGTAGATAAAGAAACAGGCTGGATTATGGATTTTGGCATTATGAAAACTGCAATCAACCCGCTTGTAAACCAATTAGACCACCAAACACTCAACAATATCAAGGGACTTGAAAATCCGACTGTCGAGAATCTTGCAATTTGGTTATGGGACGTGCTCAAACCTCAACTGCCACTTCTCTCCAAAATTTGTGTACAAGAAACAGCAAGCTCCGGCTGTATTTACGAGGGAAAATAG
- a CDS encoding lytic transglycosylase domain-containing protein translates to MILKRGLQILGLAGLLLIIIALLQSFKSNAANTYIPVEASNYTSEENVRVQNIHAPALPKKPDFCGEPIDFSDPDLTERFDREMVVNTFLHSSTILILKKAQRYFPIIEKILKEENVPDDMKYLCVAESGLSQVISPSGAAGMWQFMKETAPTYGLFIDSEIDERYNIDKATHAACKYLKEAKAKFGTWTMAAAAYNAGMEGMMRQINAQNQTSYYDLFLNDETSRYIFRILALKYIIQAPKHYGFHLDDNQFYQPFEYKKITISDSNINWVEFAAQNSINYKTLRYYNPQIRKMGWENKNNISIDIYLPIQP, encoded by the coding sequence ATGATTTTAAAAAGAGGACTGCAAATTCTCGGATTAGCCGGATTACTTTTGATTATTATTGCTTTATTGCAATCTTTTAAGAGTAATGCTGCCAACACTTATATTCCGGTTGAAGCTTCCAACTATACATCCGAAGAAAACGTTCGTGTACAAAACATACACGCCCCTGCCCTACCCAAAAAACCTGATTTTTGCGGAGAACCCATAGATTTTTCAGACCCTGATTTGACAGAGAGATTTGATAGAGAAATGGTCGTAAATACTTTTTTGCACAGTTCTACCATCTTAATTTTGAAAAAAGCCCAACGTTATTTCCCCATCATTGAAAAAATTCTAAAAGAAGAAAATGTACCAGATGACATGAAATACTTGTGTGTAGCAGAAAGCGGCTTGTCACAGGTTATATCTCCGTCAGGTGCTGCAGGAATGTGGCAGTTCATGAAAGAAACCGCTCCGACTTATGGTTTGTTTATTGACAGCGAAATTGATGAAAGGTATAATATTGACAAAGCAACCCATGCTGCTTGCAAATACTTAAAAGAAGCGAAAGCAAAGTTTGGAACTTGGACAATGGCAGCCGCAGCCTACAATGCAGGTATGGAAGGAATGATGAGACAAATCAATGCTCAAAATCAAACTTCATATTACGATTTATTTTTGAATGACGAAACCTCACGTTATATATTTAGAATTTTAGCTTTAAAATATATTATACAAGCCCCTAAGCACTATGGATTCCACTTGGATGACAACCAATTCTATCAACCTTTTGAATATAAGAAAATCACCATTTCTGATTCAAATATTAACTGGGTTGAATTTGCTGCACAAAACAGTATTAACTATAAAACCCTTAGATATTACAATCCTCAAATCCGTAAAATGGGATGGGAAAATAAAAACAACATCAGTATTGATATATATTTGCCGATACAGCCATGA
- the lepA gene encoding translation elongation factor 4, with amino-acid sequence MKHIRNFCIIAHIDHGKSTLADRLLEYTKTISARDMKEQLLDSMDLERERGITIKSHAIQMDYTLDGQKYVLNLIDTPGHVDFSYEVSRSIAACEGALLIVDSSQGIQAQTISNLYLALDNDLEIIPVLNKIDLPGAMPEEVSDQIIDLIGCKKEDIIHASGKTGQGVYDILRAIVEKVPHPVGAANAPLKALIFDSVFNSFRGIIAYYKILDGVVRKGDHIKFMNTGKEYYAEEVGVLRLGLEPRNQVETGDVGYIITGIKNAREVKVGDTITLKNSPTSEAIKGFEDVKPMVFAGIYPVDTEDYEELRDVMAKLQLNDASLVFEPESSAALGFGFRCGFLGMLHMEIIQERLEREYGMTVITTVPNVGYKAYTTKGKFIEVNNPSDLPPPELIDKVEEPYINASIITAADYVGSIMSLCLEKRGVIKNQIYLTTSRVELSFEMPLAEVVFDFYDKLKTISRGYASFDYSPSEYKDSKLVKLDIMLNKEPVDALSAIIHKDRAYDLGKKICKKLRELIPRQQFEIAIQAAVGAKIIARETISALRKDVTAKCYGGDISRKRKLLEKQKAGKKRMRQVGSVEIPQSAFLAVLKLDE; translated from the coding sequence ATGAAACACATACGTAATTTCTGTATTATCGCTCATATTGACCACGGAAAAAGTACTTTGGCTGACCGCTTGTTGGAATACACAAAAACTATTTCAGCGCGAGATATGAAAGAGCAATTGTTGGACAGTATGGATCTTGAAAGAGAACGCGGTATTACCATCAAAAGCCATGCTATTCAAATGGATTATACGTTGGATGGACAGAAATATGTGTTAAATCTGATAGACACACCCGGGCACGTTGACTTTTCCTATGAGGTTTCGCGCTCCATTGCAGCTTGCGAAGGTGCTTTATTGATTGTGGACTCAAGCCAAGGAATCCAAGCACAAACCATTTCAAACCTCTATCTTGCTTTAGATAATGATTTGGAAATTATTCCCGTACTCAACAAAATAGATTTACCCGGTGCTATGCCGGAGGAAGTTTCAGACCAAATTATTGATTTAATTGGATGCAAAAAAGAAGATATAATTCATGCCAGCGGAAAGACAGGACAAGGCGTGTACGACATCCTGAGAGCGATTGTTGAAAAGGTTCCGCATCCGGTTGGTGCTGCAAATGCACCATTAAAAGCACTTATCTTTGATTCTGTTTTCAATTCATTCAGAGGTATTATTGCCTACTACAAAATCCTTGATGGCGTTGTTAGAAAAGGCGACCATATCAAATTTATGAATACCGGCAAGGAATATTATGCAGAAGAAGTCGGAGTGTTACGCTTGGGCTTAGAGCCAAGAAATCAAGTTGAAACAGGCGATGTGGGGTATATTATCACAGGTATTAAAAATGCACGTGAAGTAAAAGTAGGCGACACGATAACCTTAAAAAACAGCCCAACATCTGAAGCTATCAAAGGATTTGAAGATGTTAAACCCATGGTTTTTGCCGGGATTTATCCTGTTGACACCGAAGATTACGAAGAGTTGAGAGATGTCATGGCAAAGTTGCAACTCAATGATGCTTCTTTAGTTTTTGAACCGGAATCTTCGGCTGCATTAGGCTTTGGTTTCCGTTGTGGATTCTTGGGAATGTTACACATGGAAATCATACAAGAAAGATTAGAGAGGGAATACGGAATGACCGTAATTACAACCGTTCCGAACGTTGGATATAAGGCATACACGACCAAAGGAAAATTCATCGAAGTAAATAACCCCAGCGACCTTCCTCCACCCGAATTAATTGACAAAGTAGAAGAACCTTACATCAATGCATCTATCATTACAGCTGCTGATTATGTAGGTTCTATCATGTCACTCTGTTTGGAAAAACGTGGAGTGATTAAAAACCAAATTTATCTTACCACTTCAAGAGTGGAACTCTCGTTTGAGATGCCTTTGGCAGAAGTTGTTTTTGACTTTTATGACAAACTTAAAACCATCTCCAGAGGCTATGCTTCTTTTGACTACTCCCCTTCTGAATACAAAGATTCCAAACTTGTAAAGCTCGATATAATGCTCAACAAAGAGCCGGTTGACGCTCTTTCAGCCATTATTCACAAAGACAGAGCGTATGATTTAGGAAAAAAGATTTGTAAAAAACTCAGGGAACTCATTCCCAGACAACAGTTTGAGATTGCAATTCAAGCTGCAGTCGGAGCAAAGATTATTGCCCGCGAAACTATTTCTGCATTGCGCAAAGATGTTACAGCCAAGTGTTATGGTGGCGATATAAGCAGAAAACGCAAACTCTTAGAAAAGCAAAAAGCAGGGAAAAAACGTATGAGACAAGTTGGAAGTGTAGAAATCCCACAGAGTGCCTTCCTTGCAGTGCTTAAACTTGATGAATAA
- a CDS encoding C1 family peptidase, whose protein sequence is MKIKFIFKQSALTLALLVMTLAVFGSDTLTNSKKSFYRFSVIKANEAMPVQDQNRSSTCWSFSTLSFLESELLRMGKGQHLLSEMYIVRNAWMGKADMYVRMQGNHNFSGGGAFNDIPWVIRRYGIVPQSAYPGLHYGTEKHNHAEVDAVLKGFVDALKDNPQKSLTTAWKGAFNGILDAYFGTVPESFEYQGKKYTPQSFTNYLGLNMDDYVSLTSFTHHPFYSSFVIEVPDNWAMTSSYNLPLDEFMQVMESAINNGYTFAWGSDVSEKCFSHKNGLALVPADDSMIQVKGKDNVVFNNPSEAERSGNAFIYPMAEKPITQEMRQIAFDAQETTDDHGMHITGLVKDQNGTKYFIVKNSWGTKHNDCDGYLYASWNYVAYKTINIMIHKDALPKNIAKKLGIK, encoded by the coding sequence ATGAAAATTAAATTTATATTCAAACAAAGTGCTTTAACATTAGCACTTCTTGTAATGACTCTTGCCGTCTTTGGCAGTGACACTCTTACAAATTCCAAAAAAAGTTTTTATCGTTTTTCTGTGATAAAAGCCAACGAAGCAATGCCGGTGCAAGACCAGAACCGAAGTTCAACTTGTTGGAGTTTTTCTACCTTGTCGTTTTTGGAATCCGAACTACTCCGCATGGGAAAAGGTCAACATTTGCTTAGTGAAATGTATATTGTACGCAATGCATGGATGGGCAAAGCTGATATGTACGTAAGAATGCAGGGCAACCACAATTTCTCCGGTGGAGGTGCTTTTAATGATATTCCTTGGGTGATAAGAAGATATGGCATTGTGCCTCAATCAGCATATCCCGGACTTCATTACGGGACAGAAAAACACAATCATGCTGAAGTAGATGCTGTGCTCAAGGGGTTTGTGGATGCTCTAAAAGACAATCCTCAAAAATCTCTCACTACAGCATGGAAAGGAGCATTTAACGGAATACTCGATGCGTATTTTGGTACTGTTCCAGAAAGTTTTGAATATCAAGGAAAGAAATACACCCCACAAAGTTTCACCAATTATCTTGGATTAAATATGGACGACTATGTTTCCCTGACATCATTTACACACCATCCTTTTTATAGTAGTTTTGTAATAGAAGTGCCCGATAATTGGGCTATGACTTCCAGTTACAATCTACCCTTAGATGAATTTATGCAGGTCATGGAAAGTGCCATTAACAATGGTTACACCTTTGCATGGGGTTCGGATGTGTCTGAAAAATGTTTTTCACATAAAAACGGCTTAGCCCTTGTCCCTGCTGATGATTCAATGATTCAAGTAAAAGGAAAAGACAATGTTGTTTTCAACAACCCAAGCGAAGCGGAACGTTCAGGTAATGCTTTCATTTACCCTATGGCTGAAAAACCGATTACGCAGGAAATGCGCCAAATTGCGTTTGACGCTCAGGAAACCACAGATGATCACGGAATGCATATTACCGGCTTGGTTAAAGATCAAAACGGAACCAAATATTTTATTGTAAAAAACAGTTGGGGAACCAAACATAATGATTGTGACGGATATCTTTATGCTTCATGGAATTATGTAGCCTATAAAACAATCAATATTATGATTCACAAAGATGCTTTACCTAAGAATATAGCCAAAAAGCTTGGTATTAAATAA
- the tmk gene encoding dTMP kinase — protein sequence MQKSKFIAIEGADGAGKSTQIKLLTEYLEHKGVATRFVHFPRLNKGLFGEVIARFLRGEFGESDKVHPQLVALLFAEDRKEFAHTLKGWLSEGCYVLVDRYVYSNIAYQCAKIQDPLEKMALKKWILTLEFEYNQIPQPDLSLYLDVPLNFTRKALEDEREGLDRVYLQGKSDIHEKDIDLQASVKNEYESLIQTENDFQRVVCYNENGSMKSIEQIHSRILSLVGI from the coding sequence ATGCAAAAAAGCAAATTTATAGCCATAGAAGGTGCAGACGGGGCAGGCAAATCAACTCAAATAAAACTGCTCACAGAGTACCTTGAACACAAAGGTGTTGCAACCCGTTTTGTGCATTTCCCGCGACTGAACAAAGGACTTTTTGGAGAAGTGATTGCAAGATTCCTGAGAGGTGAATTTGGAGAATCGGATAAAGTGCATCCACAATTGGTTGCATTGCTTTTTGCAGAAGATAGAAAAGAATTTGCACATACTTTAAAAGGCTGGTTGAGCGAAGGCTGTTATGTACTTGTAGACCGCTACGTGTATTCCAATATTGCCTATCAATGTGCAAAAATCCAAGACCCGTTGGAGAAAATGGCGCTTAAAAAATGGATTCTCACCTTAGAATTTGAGTATAATCAAATTCCCCAACCGGATTTGTCCCTGTATTTAGATGTTCCATTGAACTTTACTCGCAAAGCTCTGGAAGACGAAAGGGAAGGGCTGGATCGCGTTTATTTACAAGGCAAATCAGATATTCACGAAAAGGATATAGACCTCCAAGCATCTGTAAAAAATGAATATGAAAGTCTGATTCAGACAGAGAATGATTTTCAGCGCGTTGTATGTTACAACGAGAATGGTTCAATGAAAAGTATAGAACAAATTCATTCAAGAATACTAAGTCTTGTTGGGATTTAA
- a CDS encoding mechanosensitive ion channel family protein, protein MFSHIDTTIGKLLINGLFIASVLTLRAVVLHLYRRRKNIVNGLDNFIVGINTISLIIILVLLFFAFLQLVNIEIKHFFTSISIIAAAIAILSKDYISNAINGMTLMFNTNIEIGDYVKIDEQKGKIINLSLMNVQLKSEEGDLVLIPNNLVLNHQIVNYTKGDTRKAQVELPLPIIMFEDIEKTERVFKETISEFNHKANLNSFNVRIVDIQKDVVTVRLSIILHETDWEIDKEIRKKWINKWALLKQQLEK, encoded by the coding sequence ATGTTCAGCCATATTGATACAACCATTGGAAAACTGCTCATTAACGGACTATTTATAGCTTCTGTACTTACACTGCGAGCGGTTGTTTTGCATTTATACAGACGCAGAAAAAACATTGTGAATGGTTTAGATAATTTTATTGTGGGTATCAATACAATCTCACTTATTATCATTCTTGTTCTGTTGTTCTTTGCTTTTCTTCAACTCGTTAATATTGAAATCAAACACTTTTTTACCTCTATTTCCATTATTGCTGCCGCTATCGCAATTTTGTCCAAAGATTATATTTCTAATGCTATCAATGGAATGACGCTTATGTTCAATACCAATATTGAAATAGGAGATTATGTGAAAATTGATGAACAAAAAGGCAAAATCATCAACCTGAGTTTAATGAATGTGCAACTGAAAAGCGAAGAGGGGGATTTAGTGTTGATTCCAAACAATCTTGTTTTGAACCACCAGATAGTAAATTATACTAAAGGAGATACGCGCAAGGCACAGGTTGAATTACCATTGCCGATTATAATGTTTGAGGATATAGAAAAAACAGAGCGAGTATTTAAAGAAACAATCAGCGAGTTTAATCACAAAGCCAATTTGAATAGCTTTAATGTGCGTATTGTTGATATTCAAAAAGATGTTGTAACTGTGCGTTTGTCCATTATTCTTCATGAAACAGATTGGGAGATTGACAAAGAAATTCGCAAGAAATGGATTAACAAATGGGCGTTGCTCAAACAACAATTAGAAAAATAA